In Aphelocoma coerulescens isolate FSJ_1873_10779 chromosome 3, UR_Acoe_1.0, whole genome shotgun sequence, a single window of DNA contains:
- the TCF21 gene encoding transcription factor 21, with translation MSTGSLSDVEDLQEVEMLECDGLKMDTNKEFGASTESNEEGSNGENGSPQKGRGASGKRKKAPPKKSPLNGVSQEGKQVQRNAANARERARMRVLSKAFSRLKTTLPWVPPDTKLSKLDTLRLASSYIAHLRQILANDKYENGYIHPVNLTWPFMVAGKPESDLKEVVNTNRLCGPTAS, from the exons ATGTCCACTGGGTCCCTCAGTGATGTGGAAGATCTGCAGGAGGTGGAGATGCTGGAGTGCGATGGGCTGAAAATGGATACTAACAAAGAGTTTGGGGCGTCCACCGAGAGCAACGAGGAGGGATCCAATGGCGAGAATGGCTCCCCTCAGAAGGGGAGAGGGGCCTCGGGCAAGAGGAAAAAGGCTCCCCCCAAGAAGAGCCCTTTAAATGGAGTGAGCCAGGAGGGAAAGCAGGTACAGAGAAACGCTGCCAACGCCAGGGAGAGGGCAAGGATGAGGGTCCTTAGCAAAGCCTTTTCCAGGCTTAAGACCACCCTACCCTGGGTGCCCCCAGACACCAAACTTTCCAAACTGGACACCTTGAGGTTGGCCTCCAGCTACATTGCTCACCTGAGGCAGATCCTGGCCAATGACAAGTATGAGAACGGCTACATCCACCCAGTCAACTTG ACTTGGCCTTTTATGGTAGCCGGCAAACCCGAGAGTGACCTGAAAGAAGTGGTGAACACAAACCGCTTGTGCGGCCCGACAGCATCCTGA